Proteins encoded by one window of Glycine soja cultivar W05 chromosome 15, ASM419377v2, whole genome shotgun sequence:
- the LOC114387013 gene encoding splicing factor YJU2-like, with protein MGERKVLNKYYPPDFDPSKLPRARRPKNQQIKVRMMLPMSIRCNTCGNYIYKGTKFNSRKEDVIGETYLGIQIFRFYFKCTKCSAEVTMKTDPQNSDYIVESGATRNFEPWRAEDEEADKTKEKRDAEEMGDAMKSLENRTLDSKREMDILAALDEMKSMKSRHATVTVDEMLEALQRTAADKEKRLEQEDEALIKSVVFHNSDGFVRRIRDEDIETEEQLDQFSNGHGETSSSNTKRQKISEDCPSKPTDTLTKASLDDSGKQENSRSGGKLNSLVRISVIKKPVTSDVKSPAEPEQKKQEKDNETNTASGLLSLCQNYGSDDED; from the exons ATGGGAGAGAGGAAGGTGTTGAACAAGTATTACCCACCGGACTTTGATCCGTCGAAGCTTCCCAGAGCAAGAAGGCCAAAGAACCAGCAGATCAAGGTCCGCATGATGCTTCCAATGAGCATTCGATGCAACACTTGTGGTAATTACATCTACAAAGGAACCAAGTTCAATTCCAGAAAGGAAGATGTTATTGGCGAg ACATATCTGGGAATTCAAATATTCAGGTTCTACTTTAAATGCACTAAGTGCTCAGCTGAGGTTACCATGAAGACTGATCCGCAGAATTCGGATTACATCGTTGAATCTGGTGCAACCAGAAATTTTGAACCTTGGCGTGCAGAAGATGAAGAAGCTGATAAAACGAAGGAGAAGAGGGATGCTGAAGAGATGGGAGATGCTATGAAATCGTTGGAGAATAGAACCCTGGATTCTAAAAGGGAGATGGACATCCTTGCTGCATTGGATGAGATGAAGTCAATGAAG TCTAGGCATGCAACTGTCACTGTTGATGAAATGCTGGAGGCTCTGCAGCGCACAGCAGCTGACAAG GAGAAAAGGCTGGAACAAGAAGATGAAGCTCTGATAAAATCAGTTGTCTTTCAT AATTCAGACGGTTTTGTCAGAAGAATTCGTGATGAAGATATTGAAACAGAGGAGCAATTGGATCAGTTTTCAAATGGACATGGCGAAACATCCAGTTCTAATACTAAG AGGCAAAAGATTTCAGAAGATTGTCCAAGCAAACCAACTGACACTCTGACAAAAGCCAGTTTGGATGATTCTGGCAAACAAG AAAATTCACGCAGTGGTGGAAAGCTTAATTCTTTAGTGAGGATTTCTGTCATTAAGAAACCAGTGACCTCTGACGTTAAAAGTCCTGCAGAACCAGAACAAAAGAAACAAGAGAAAGATAATGAAACAAATACTGCTAGTGGACTATTATCTTTGTGTCAAAATTACGGAAGTGATGATGAGGACTAG
- the LOC114387011 gene encoding interactor of constitutive active ROPs 4-like, with amino-acid sequence MPRSRGSELPQRQSPRGPHQHRTSSSDSDPLHHRLIADRSPKLGDRRSPRGTQSEGLNQKKLGTRIADLESQLGQAQVELKVLKDQLASAEAAKKEAQDELVKKAVQSVLPVVEKLQEKSTSKNAPESNKTEIKPQDVIPDDDQLETDVFEVPIEKLTIEFSKPADQSEKETQPFEDTNAAAISKPEKLSVDEHELTLKNDEIALLKTGLEEKGKELESMSNEKENLKNQLNEAVSKVSAAQTKEEGMTLQLNQLREELETSKANADKLDEKLKSVEAEKEGLESEMKKLRVQTEQWRKAADAAAAVLAGGVDMSARIPERCGSMDKHFGGTFETPAGRYNGYVGSPGMADDLDDGFGGGKRKGSGIRMFGDLWKKKSQK; translated from the exons ATGCCAAGATCAAG GGGGTCTGAGTTGCCTCAAAGGCAGTCTCCACGAGGTCCACATCAACATCGGACATCAAGTTCTGATTCTGATCCGTTGCATCATCGGCTGATTGCTGACCGAAGTCCAAAGCTAGGAGACCGGCGTTCCCCAAGAGGTACTCAATCTGAGGGATTAAATCAGAAGAAGCTAGGAACTCGTATTGCAGATTTGGAATCTCAGCTCGGTCAAGCACAAGTAGAGTTGAAAGTTTTAAAGGACCAGCTAGCTTCTGCTGAAGCCGCAAAGAAAGAAGCTCAAGATGAGCTAGTGAAGAAAGCTGTGCAATCAGTATTGCCAGTGGTAGAGAAGCTCCAAGAGAAATCCACTTCCAAGAATGCTCCAGAGTCTAATAAAACTGAAATCAAACCCCAAGATGTTATACCTGATGACGACCAACTAGAGACTGATGTGTTTGAAGTTCCAATTGAGAAGTTGACAATTGAATTCAGCAAACCAGCTGATCAATCAGAAAAGGAAACTCAACCATTTGAAGACACAAATGCAGCAGCAATATCAAAGCCAGAAAAGCTTTCTGTGGATGAACATGAACTGACACTAAAGAATGATGAAATTGCATTGTTGAAAACCGGTTTGGAAGAGAAAGGTAAGGAGTTAGAGTCCATGAGTAATGAAAAGGAGAATCTGAAGAACCAACTGAATGAAGCAGTTTCAAAAGTGTCTGCTGCTCAAACCAAGGAAGAAGGAATGACTTTGCAGTTGAACCAACTGAGAGAAGAGTTGGAAACCAGTAAAGCCAATGCAGACAAGTTGGATGAGAAGTTGAAATCTGTGGAAGCAGAAAAGGAGGGGTTGGAGTCAGAGATGAAGAAGCTAAGGGTGCAAACTGAGCAATGGAGAAAAGCAGCAGATGCTGCAGCTGCAGTGCTTGCTGGGGGTGTGGATATGAGTGCAAGGATTCCTGAAAGGTGTGGCTCCATGGATAAGCACTTTGGTGGCACATTTGAGACACCTGCTGGTAGGTACAACGGCTATGTGGGGTCTCCCGGTATGGCTGATGACTTGGATGACGGTTTTGGAGGTGGAAAGAGGAAGGGTTCTGGGATTAGAATGTTTGGTGATTTATGGAAAAAGAAGAGCCAAAAGTGA